A section of the Elizabethkingia anophelis R26 genome encodes:
- a CDS encoding TetR/AcrR family transcriptional regulator, with protein sequence MNTREKIILLGDNLIRKKGYNAFSFGDISKELGIKNASIHYHFTTKTTLVIAIIQKHHMLLEKFKRRIANENPLQKLIQFLSVYAVAKSEGRISILGALSNDYYSFEPEVQAELKILTDNTLNWLTDTLKDGKKEGFFNYNMDHHTKALMIITNILGAEHLSRITYHQNFLEIKNTIINDLIS encoded by the coding sequence ATGAATACGCGTGAAAAAATAATTTTGTTAGGTGATAACCTGATCCGAAAAAAAGGCTATAATGCCTTTAGTTTTGGTGATATATCAAAGGAATTGGGTATTAAAAATGCCTCGATACATTATCACTTCACAACAAAAACAACATTGGTTATCGCCATAATTCAGAAGCACCATATGCTTTTAGAAAAGTTTAAACGCAGAATAGCGAATGAAAATCCGCTTCAAAAACTAATACAATTTTTGTCCGTTTATGCAGTTGCAAAATCCGAAGGGCGTATTAGTATTCTGGGAGCATTATCCAATGATTATTATTCATTCGAGCCAGAAGTTCAAGCTGAGCTGAAAATCTTAACAGATAATACACTTAACTGGCTTACAGACACTTTAAAAGACGGTAAAAAGGAAGGTTTTTTCAATTATAATATGGATCATCATACAAAAGCACTGATGATTATTACCAATATTCTGGGAGCCGAACATCTTTCAAGAATAACCTACCACCAAAATTTTCTGGAAATAAAAAATACGATTATAAACGATTTAATATCATAA